The following proteins are co-located in the Dromiciops gliroides isolate mDroGli1 chromosome 2, mDroGli1.pri, whole genome shotgun sequence genome:
- the DOLPP1 gene encoding dolichyldiphosphatase 1 isoform X1 → MAADGQCSLPASWRPVTLTHVEYPAGDLSGHLLAYLSLSPIFVIVGFVTLIIFKRELHTISFLGGLALNEGVNWLIKNIIREPRPCGDAHSMVNTKYGMPSSHSQFMWFFSVYSFLFLYLRMHQTNNARFLDLLWRHVLSLGLVTVAFLVSYSRVYLLYHTWSQVLYGGVAGSIMAVAWFAFTQEILTPLFPRIAAWPISEFFLIRDTSLIPNVLWFEYTVTRAEARNRQRKLGTKLQ, encoded by the exons ATGGCAGCGGACGGACAGTGCTCGCTCCCCGCTTCATGGCGGCCGGTGACCCTCACCCACGTCGAATATCCCGCAG gtGATCTTTCAGGCCACCTCCTTGCCTACCTGAGCCTCAGTCCCATCTTTGTCATTGTTGGCTTTGTGACGCTTATCATCTTCAAGCGAGAGCTTCACACT ATTTCTTTCCTGGGGGGTCTGGCACTCAACGAGGGGGTCAACTGGCTAATAAAGAACATTATCCGGGAGCCCCGGCCCTGTGGAG ATGCCCACTCCATGGTGAATACCAAATATGGGATGCCTTCCAGCCATTCCCAATTCATGTGGTTCTTCTCAGTctactccttcctttttctttatttaag aATGCACCAAACAAACAACGCCAGATTCTTGGACTTGTTATGGAGACACGTGCTCTCTCTGGGCCTCGTGACAGTAGCCTTTCTCGTCTCATATAGTAG AGTGTATTTGTTGTACCACACCTGGAGCCAGGTTCTCTATGGCGGGGTTGCAGGAAGCATCATGGCTGTGGCATGGTTTGCCTTCACGCAGGAGATCCTCACTCCACTGTTCCCCAGGATAGCAGCCTG GCCCATATCTGAATTCTTCTTAATTCGAGACACAAGCCTCATCCCCAATGTCCTGTGGTTTGAATATACAGTAACCAGAGCAGAGGCCAG AAACAGACAGCGAAAGCTGGGTACAAAGCTACAGTGA
- the DOLPP1 gene encoding dolichyldiphosphatase 1 isoform X2 — MVNTKYGMPSSHSQFMWFFSVYSFLFLYLRMHQTNNARFLDLLWRHVLSLGLVTVAFLVSYSRVYLLYHTWSQVLYGGVAGSIMAVAWFAFTQEILTPLFPRIAAWPISEFFLIRDTSLIPNVLWFEYTVTRAEARNRQRKLGTKLQ; from the exons ATGGTGAATACCAAATATGGGATGCCTTCCAGCCATTCCCAATTCATGTGGTTCTTCTCAGTctactccttcctttttctttatttaag aATGCACCAAACAAACAACGCCAGATTCTTGGACTTGTTATGGAGACACGTGCTCTCTCTGGGCCTCGTGACAGTAGCCTTTCTCGTCTCATATAGTAG AGTGTATTTGTTGTACCACACCTGGAGCCAGGTTCTCTATGGCGGGGTTGCAGGAAGCATCATGGCTGTGGCATGGTTTGCCTTCACGCAGGAGATCCTCACTCCACTGTTCCCCAGGATAGCAGCCTG GCCCATATCTGAATTCTTCTTAATTCGAGACACAAGCCTCATCCCCAATGTCCTGTGGTTTGAATATACAGTAACCAGAGCAGAGGCCAG AAACAGACAGCGAAAGCTGGGTACAAAGCTACAGTGA